A window of the Oncorhynchus kisutch isolate 150728-3 linkage group LG12, Okis_V2, whole genome shotgun sequence genome harbors these coding sequences:
- the LOC109900815 gene encoding centrosomal protein of 170 kDa protein B isoform X3, whose protein sequence is MSNITEITEGSRLLSTKVSYFGMVNEMSRSVDKQHAVINYNPATDEHLVKDLGSLNGTFVNDLRIPDQIYITLKLSDVIRFGYDSHVYVLEKSQHKVPEEALKHEKYTSQLQMGLRASEGKRAEHLDDRSKLEKTDRKSLSQETPTSRPTPLYGQPSWWGEEDAASKRQHSEGHRSEEGHPEIPKEGSALDSEVNGSLLEYRDAQGKSSFSYHREPSYFEIPTKEFQLHPKSPGAELHEIPTKDTDTPHAPSIPTTSPTPPVVQSHASFTIEFDDCTPGKIKIKDHVTKFSSRQRKQQQVSGKTLATTPTEEMSAECKVADWLVHSDVRMMRRRPTCEDVYSVKSDQAVNIKSLKGHQHDDGTQSDSEDPVLGKGKQSKSHHRIQSQHSIQSELSQSELSEPSQQTVRSYQLVPSQQTVQSHHSIQSDQSVPSQQTVLSVQPHQTVQSVPSQMLLQPQFSPPKQTPVSPVVPERPLSESPPEVRSPTMGPSKPDPQEPLSQQAFIIEFFDNPRKKRSQSFTANPAHADSYSTLKAKLERRKGGERPNSMHGHIPPTQQVTVPLKGQGQGHGGSLRSSSLKREKTEEPLSGVSASSSSGSGPSSRASSGITIKLFGSVGKKSKLAQEFAAEILMKDAAHRALSPTRDKTSPPMSAPPVMMMSPSRTRIPSPLDPPSSLSYPSTPLQTTAPRSYSPTPAPHSPALALSQPPSRSPVQTASPVRSAVPSTTPPMPLDLGVCGVDPKASRVVRNEEEDSLSDAGTYTIETESQDKEVEEARNMIDQVFGVLDSPEYSGAGVYRPIINDGKDEPAMLRPSDASTVDQMKAVSMHGFNPAALSGAPSGPFQFPTRFQVPSSNTAAQEEGPKWVSRWASLADSCAEPGCTPPQGEFAEGDLRLSRLMPSHSVDNSESEGSQSCRIRRLLPQVPPGDGDKPESPTPSILIRHEPPYPGPETPLERSSGTPRHQDSTQRLCIQDDVDPDSLSDASRSDDGSVLERTRKSQGRTSGATSPGDAGPQYRGQDKLSPTQPTKSTSFYIGSEECSLGKPDLARSPFLSQGPDRGRDTPAKTFPTTVLIRHLSSHEPRRLGIKPNNSAPNLHSQQDKESKDPSKDSLGTSSFVRQESFTKEQPSDNIQIKRLPHISSHPTLRDMEQRRETAKDPQPFLREAADASLSSLEAKLPSSGSGHSSKRGGSSSHMDDSLSGESDVDTASTVSLVSNKNTHITTGPKKRTAARSSSSPSVQEKGHRQPTARERLSEKRRSHVAASDNSSSKAEQAKRFQMRRSTGNCGSLELSEDQQSSGQHWPDTASDHETGSRPASRNKKLIAPLQKEDNGKTPKSAAQQALIRSNSLSAPRPTRASMLRRARLGETSDNDGTETDRGSQNSDHIIAPSKVSADGKKLLSRLDILAMPRKRAGSFTTPSDNESSITTPSTRPGFSNRIAESTGPVRKTSVGEAGAKQGVTRGSVAPGKQPLTRTRSSGTKYSSTTSSRQRQKGSDYTSTSEEEYEASSGTPKHKRSSHMSAATQTPRAQKEKAAAEVARSKSGSLELEEDEVQNEDDHYQNWTTHSAEIAKLSQDLAKDLAILAREIHDVAGDGDSQSSSGMGTNPSPSSAPNTPGPASTIPISSREERPCTSLRGVLPSQLVQHIPEASLNYQKVLLSPGSTAVMDLDPNMNDQDPSSKPRWNREEVILDNLMLNPVSQLSQAIRENTEQLAEKMKVLFHNKTEAWEEIEAKINAENEVPILKTSNKEISSILNELRRVQKQLEMINSIVEPGGAGSGNPKVAAVATAASGGQATRSPSRQKKSPSKPTGPGDRQRGAGPSTSPTTSKPNANESTKRTTRGPKGANFMA, encoded by the exons ATGTCAAACATCACAGAAATCACTGAAGGAAGCAGACTCCTCTCAACAAAGGTCTCTTATTTTGGGATGGTCAATGAGATG TCTCGAAGTGTGGACAAGCAGCATGCCGTCATCAACTACAACCCTGCTACCGATGAGCACCTGGTCAAAGACCTGGGCAGCCTCAATGGA ACCTTTGTGAATGACTTGAGGATCCCAGACCAGATTTACATTACCCTCAAGCTGTCTGACGTCATTCGCTTCGGATATG ATTCCCATGTGTACGTCCTGGAGAAGAGCCAACACAAAGTCCCAGAGGAGGCACTCAAG CATGAGAAGTACACCAGCCAGCTGCAGATGGGTCTGAGAGCCTCAGAGGGGAAGAGGGCTGAGCACCTGGATGACAGGTCCAAGCTAGAGAAGACGGACAGGAAATCTCTGTCTCAAG AGACTCCAACCTCCCGGCCCACTCCATTGTATGGCCAGCCCTCATGGTGGGGGGAGGAGGATGCGGCTAGCaaaagacaacacagtgagggACATCGGTCAGAGGAGGGTCACCCAG AGATTCCTAAAGAAGGTTCAGCGTTAGATTCAGAGGTGAATGGCTCCCTGTTAGAGTACAGGGACGCCCAGGGCAAGTCCAGCTTCTCCTACCATCGGGAGCCCAGCTACTTTGAGATCCCTACCAAGGAGTTTCAGCTGCATCCCAAGTCCCCGGGGGCAGAGCTCCACGAGATCCCTACCAAGGACACGGACACGCCCCATGCCCCTTCCATACCCACCACGTCGCCCACTCCCCCCGTGGTGCAGAGCCACGCCTCCTTCACCATAGAGTTTGACGACTGCACCCCAGGCAAGATCAAGATCAAGGACCATGTCACCAAGTTCTCCTCGCGCCAGAGGAAACAGCAGCAGGTGTCCGGCAAAACTCTGGCCACCACGCCCACTGAGGAGATGTCAGCCGAGTGCAAGGTAGCAGATTGGTTGGTACACAGTGATGTCAGAATGATGAGAAGGCGTCCCACGTGTGAGGATGTTTACAGTGTCAAGAGTGACCAGGCCGTAAACATCAAGAGCCTCAAAG GACACCAGCATGACGATGGGACCCAGAGTGATTCTGAGGACCCGGTTTTAGGGAAAGGGAAGCAAAGCAAGTCACACCACCGGATCCAGTCGCAACATTCGATCCAGTCTGAGCTTTCCCAGTCAGAGCTGTCAGAACCGTCACAACAGACTGTGCGGTCATACCAATTAGTTCCGTCACAGCAGACAGTCCAGTCGCACCATTCAATTCAATCTGACCAGTCAGTGCCGTCACAACAGACAGTGCTGTCAGTCCAACCACACCAGACAGTCCAGTCAGTTCCATCACAAATGTTACTCCAGCCTCAGTTTTCTCCTCCCAAACagaccccagtctctcctgtggTCCCTGAGAGGCCCCTGTCTGAAAGCCCGCCTGAGGTTCGCTCCCCCACCATGGGCCCCTCTAAGCCCGACCCCCAGGAGCCACTCAGCCAGCAAGCATTCATCATCGAGTTCTTCGATAACCCGCGCAAAAAACGCTCCCAGTCCTTCACGGCCAACCCCGCCCACGCAGACTCTTACTCCACCCTCAAGGCCAAGCTGGAGCGGCGGAAGGGCGGGGAGAGGCCAAACTCCATGCATGGACACATCCCCCCCACCCAGCAGGTGACTGTTCCTCTGAAGGGCCAGGGCCAGGGCCATGGCGGGTCTCTGAGGTCGAGCTCCCTGaagagggagaagacagaggagcCCCTGAGTGGAGTTAGTGCCTCCTCTTCCTCCGGTTCTGGGCCTTCCTCTCGTGCTTCTTCTGGCATCACCATCAAGCTGTTTGGCAGTGTGGGGAAGAAGTCCAAGCTGGCCCAGGAGTTTGCAGCAGAGATCCTGATGAAGGATGCAGCCCACAGAGCATTGTCCCCCACCAGAGATAAGACGTCTCCTCCCATGTCCGCTCCCCCGGTGATGATGATGTCACCCTCTCGCACTCGCATTCCGTCTCCCTTAgaccccccttcctctctttcctatcCCTCCACCCCCTTGCAAACTACAGCACCACGTTCCTACTCTCCAACTCCTGCCCCTCATTCCCCAGCCCTAGCCCTCTCTCAGCCCCCGTCCCGCAGCCCTGTCCAGACTGCCTCTCCAGTTCGCTCAGCCGTCCCCTCCACAACCCCTCCAATGCCGCTGGACCTGGGGGTGTGTGGGGTGGACCCAAAAGCCTCCAGGGTGGTGAGGAATGAAGAAGAGGACAGTCTGAGTGATGCCGGCACGTACACCATTgaaacagagtcccaggacaaaGAGGTAGAGGAGGCACGCAACATGATCGACCAG GTGTTTGGTGTCCTCGACTCACCGGAGTACAGTGGTGCCGGAGTGTATAGACCCATCATTAATGATGGCAAGGACGAGCCGGCAATGCTCCGGCCTAGTGACGCTAGCACTGTGGATCAAATGAAAGCAGTGTCTATGCATGGCTTTAACCCAGCCGCTCTCAGTGGGGCCCCCTCAGGCCCCTTCCAG TTTCCTACACGGTTTCAGGTGCCGTCTTCTAACACTGCAGCGCAGGAGGAGGGGCCTAAGTGGGTTTCTCGCTGGGCCAGTCTGGCAGACAGCTGTGCAGAACCAGGCTGTACTCCACCTCAAGGGGAATTTGCAGAAGGAG ATTTACGATTGAGTCGGTTGATGCCTAGCCACAGCGTGGATAACTCTGAGTCAGAGGGGAGCCAGAGTTGTAGGATCAGGAGGCTGCTTCCCCAGGTTCCCCCTGGAGACGGAGACAAGCCAGAAAGCCCCACCCCCAGCATCCTGATCCGCCACGAACCCCCCTACCCAGGCCCCGAAACCCCCCTGGAGAGGAGTAGTGGTACGCCTCGGCATCAGGACTCCACCCAGAGGCTGTGCATCCAGGATGATGTAGACCCAGACAGCTTGAGTGATGCCAGCCGCTCTGACGATGGCTCTGTACTGGAGAGGACCAGGAAGAGCCAGGGGAGGACGAGTGGCGCTACCTCGCCCGGGGACGCTGGACCTCAATATAGGGGTCAAGATAAGCTATCTCCGACTCAACCTACCAAGTCCACCTCTTTTTACATTGGTTCTGAGGAATGCAGCTTAGGCAAGCCGGACCTGGCCCGAAGCCCTTTTCTGTCTCAGGGGCCTGATAGGGGGCGAGATACCCCTGCCAAAACTTTCCCCACCACCGTCCTTATCAGGCACCTGAGCAGCCACGAGCCCCGGAGGTTGGGCATCAAGCCGAACAACTCAGCCCCCAACCTCCACTCCCAGCAGGACAAGGAGTCTAAAGACCCCAGTAAAGACTCTCTAGGGACTTCCTCGTTCGTCAGGCAGGAGAGCTTCACCAAGGAGCAACCCAGTGACAACATCCAGATTAAGAGGCTCCCCCACATCTCCAGTCACCCCACCCTGAGGGAcatggagcagaggagagagactgcaAAGGACCCACAGCCCTTCCTCCGGGAAGCAGCAgacgcctctctctcctccctggagGCCAAGTTACCCTCCTCAGGCTCCGGACACAGTTCTAAGAGAGGAGGTTCCTCCAGTCACATGGACGACTCTCTGTCTGGGGAATCCGATGTGGATACAGCCAGCACCGTCAGCCTGGTCAGCAACAAGAACACCCATATCACCACAGGCCCCAAGAAGAGGACAGCCGCCAGGTCCTCCTCCAGTCCGTCTGTCCAGGAGAAGGGCCACCGCCAGCCCACGGCCCGCGAGCGTCTGTCAGAGAAACGCCGCAGCCACGTGGCAGCCAGTGATAACTCTAGCAGCAAGGCCGAGCAGGCCAAGCGCTTCCAGATGCGGCGCAGCACGGGGAACTGCGGTTCCCTGGAGCTATCAGAGGACCAGCAGAGTTCTGGCCAGCACTGGCCTGACACTGCCTCTGACCATGAGACCGGCTCCCGGCCCGCCAGCCGCAACAAGAAGCTCATAGCTCCCCTACAGAAAGAGGACAATGGGAAGACCCCCAAGAGTGCAGCACAGCAGGCACTGATCCGCTCCAACAGCCTGTCGGCACCACGGCCCACCAGAGCATCCATGCTGCGCAGGGCGCGCCTGGGAGAGACCTCTGACAATGATGGTACTGAGACTGACCGGGGATCCCAGAACTCAGACCACATCATTGCTCCCTCCAAGGTGTCTGCTGACGGGAAGAAGCTCCTCTCCAGACTGGACATCTTGGCCATGCCCAGGAAGCGAGCAGGCTCCTTCACTACACCTAGTGACAACGagtcctccatcaccaccccttCAACCCGGCCTGGCTTCTCCAACCGGATTGCAGAATCAACTGGGCCGGTCAGGAAGACATCAGTGGGTGAAGCAGGGGCAAAGCAGGGGGTCACAAGAGGGTCTGTGGCCCCTGGGAAGCAGCCCCTCACCCGCACACGCTCCAGTGGGACTAAATACTCCAGCACAACCA GTTCCCGTCAAAGGCAGAAGGGTTCAGACTACACCTCCACATCTGAAGAGGAATATGAGGCCAGCTCTGGAACCCCCAAACACAAACGCTCCTCCCACATGTCTGCTGCCACACAGACCCCCCGGGCCCAGAAGGAGAAAGCGGCTGCAGAAGTTGCCCGGTCCAAGTCCGGCTCACTGGAGTTGGAGGAGGACGAGGTCCAGAATGAGGATGACCACTACCAGAACTGGACCACACACAGCGCCGAGATAGCAAA GCTCAGTCAGGACTTGGCCAAGGACCTTGCCATCCTGGCCCGTGAGATCCATGACGTGGCGGGGGACGGGGACTCTCAGAGTTCCTCTGGAATGGGCACCAACCCCTCCCCCAGCTCTGCACCCAACACGCCTGGGCCCGCATCCACCATCCCCATTTCTAGCCGGGAAGAG AGGCCATGTACATCTTTGCGAGGGGTCCTCCCATCTCAG CTGGTCCAACATATTCCTGAGGCCAGCTTAAACTACCAGAAGGTTCTACTATCGCCAGGTTCTACCGCTGTCATGGACCTGGATCCTAACATGAATGACCAAGACCCAAGCTCTAAGCCACGGTGGAACCGTGAAGAG GTGATTTTAGACAATCTGATGTTGAACCCtgtttctcagctctctcaggcCATTCGGGAGAACACAGAACAGCTGGCTGAGAAAATGAA GGTTTTATTCCACAACAAGACTGAGGCCTGGGAGGAGATCGAAGCGAAGATCAATGCTGAAAACGAAGTCCCCATCCTCAAAACCTCAAATAAG GAAATCTCTTCCATCTTGAACGAGCTGAGAAGAGTACAGAAACAACTAGAA